Proteins from a genomic interval of Kitasatospora herbaricolor:
- a CDS encoding SMI1/KNR4 family protein, with the protein MTTADHDVPTSWSRIGTWLTAHTRRGPARPASDAARLDTLEADLGLPLPADLRAWWLLPDISADYWIPTAFAPVSLDEALETRDIWLLVAEQEGDSFDENGQPESRYQREFMPIALNPGGDGLIVDLRPGDTHGAVLLWDHETWILNVPQWASVTSMLQDISHALEAGTPVLLSHAALGGSHESSSATIDGALGLTWHPATPDR; encoded by the coding sequence ATGACAACGGCTGATCACGACGTCCCGACCTCCTGGAGCCGCATCGGCACCTGGCTCACCGCGCACACCCGACGCGGCCCGGCGAGGCCGGCGTCGGATGCCGCCCGCCTGGACACGTTGGAAGCTGACCTCGGCCTGCCCCTGCCCGCCGACCTGCGGGCCTGGTGGCTGCTGCCCGATATCAGCGCGGACTACTGGATTCCGACGGCGTTCGCCCCGGTCTCGCTGGACGAAGCCCTGGAGACCCGAGACATCTGGCTGCTGGTCGCAGAGCAGGAAGGCGACTCGTTCGACGAGAACGGCCAGCCCGAGAGTCGCTACCAGCGGGAGTTCATGCCGATCGCGTTGAACCCCGGCGGCGACGGCCTGATCGTCGACCTGCGCCCCGGCGACACCCACGGCGCGGTACTTCTCTGGGACCACGAAACCTGGATCCTGAACGTTCCCCAGTGGGCCTCGGTGACTTCGATGCTCCAGGACATCAGCCACGCGCTGGAGGCCGGGACACCAGTGTTGCTGAGCCACGCGGCCCTCGGCGGCTCCCACGAATCCAGCAGCGCCACAATCGACGGCGCACTCGGCCTCACCTGGCACCCCGCCACTCCAGACCGCTGA
- a CDS encoding GNAT family N-acetyltransferase, translating to MGDNGHGGTRDPGRGRQDGSSTEIRAITEDDIPGWDRALAVGFLRPQAGEATEYRRLGFEPGRSLGAYDGDRCVGTFRSFDAELTVPGGATVLADAITSVTVSSTHRRRGLLRAMMTRDLAAAHERGNPVAILIAAEYNIYGRYGFGPATTTHGWNVDLLRAGGLRKGLPTVPGGRIDFATMAEVRKVGPEFHERWRRTQPGAITRTEVGWRVRTGDVKAPGPEWQEPFVALHRDATGTVTGLVAYKVDDNWDGSYPDCTLTVLDLQALDAPTAVELWRLVLSVDWVRKVVVENLAPDDPLPLLLTDPRAATPYADNSDFTWLRVLDVEAAFAARSYGAPGRIVLDVSDPLGYADGRWAVEAAADGTGRCAATTDEPDLALGVGALGTLYLGGESAARLAAASLVTELRPGAVARADLLLRTAARPWNPDGF from the coding sequence ATGGGCGACAACGGACACGGCGGGACCCGCGATCCGGGTCGGGGCCGGCAGGACGGCAGCAGCACCGAGATCCGGGCGATCACCGAGGACGACATCCCCGGCTGGGACCGCGCGCTCGCGGTCGGCTTCCTCCGGCCGCAGGCCGGGGAGGCCACCGAGTACCGGCGGCTCGGCTTCGAGCCCGGGCGTTCGCTCGGCGCCTACGACGGCGACCGCTGCGTCGGGACGTTCCGCAGCTTCGACGCCGAACTGACCGTCCCCGGCGGCGCGACCGTCCTGGCGGACGCGATCACCAGCGTGACCGTGAGCTCCACCCACCGCCGGCGCGGCCTGCTGCGCGCGATGATGACCCGCGACCTGGCCGCCGCGCACGAGCGCGGGAACCCCGTCGCCATCCTGATCGCCGCCGAGTACAACATCTACGGTCGCTACGGGTTCGGCCCCGCCACCACCACCCACGGCTGGAACGTCGACCTGCTGCGGGCCGGCGGCCTGCGCAAGGGCCTGCCGACCGTGCCCGGCGGCCGGATCGACTTCGCCACCATGGCCGAGGTGCGCAAGGTGGGCCCCGAGTTCCACGAGCGCTGGCGACGCACCCAGCCGGGCGCCATCACCCGCACCGAGGTGGGCTGGCGGGTCCGCACCGGGGACGTCAAGGCACCCGGCCCCGAGTGGCAGGAGCCCTTCGTGGCCCTGCACCGGGACGCCACCGGCACCGTCACCGGCCTGGTCGCGTACAAGGTGGACGACAACTGGGACGGCAGCTACCCCGACTGCACCCTCACCGTCCTCGACCTGCAGGCCCTGGACGCGCCCACCGCCGTCGAGCTGTGGCGCCTGGTCCTCTCGGTCGACTGGGTGCGCAAGGTCGTGGTCGAGAACCTCGCCCCCGACGACCCGCTGCCGCTGCTGCTCACCGACCCGCGCGCCGCCACCCCGTACGCCGACAACTCCGACTTCACCTGGCTGCGGGTGCTCGACGTCGAGGCGGCGTTCGCCGCCCGCAGCTACGGCGCGCCCGGCCGGATCGTGCTGGACGTCTCCGACCCGCTCGGGTACGCGGACGGCCGCTGGGCGGTCGAGGCCGCCGCCGACGGCACCGGCCGTTGCGCCGCGACCACCGACGAGCCCGACCTCGCACTCGGCGTGGGGGCGCTCGGCACGCTCTACCTGGGTGGTGAGAGCGCCGCGCGGCTGGCCGCCGCCTCCCTGGTCACCGAGCTGCGCCCGGGCGCCGTCGCCCGGGCCGACCTGCTGCTGCGGACCGCGGCCCGGCCGTGGAACCCGGACGGCTTCTGA